A portion of the uncultured Bacteroides sp. genome contains these proteins:
- a CDS encoding TonB-dependent receptor, which translates to MKTIYIIAISILSLTSAFASAPVGNKSLKGKITDEIDKSPLIGVNIYFPELKKGAVSDDQGNYHMTNLPAIKTTLQVTYLGHQTVVQTVDLKTVEILNFSLKESNAEINEVVITSLTGNSLIKKTPSPISYVSKKELERQSSTNIIDAIAKQPGVSQITTGSSISKPVIRGLGYNRVVVVNDGIRQEGQQWGDEHGIEIDAQSVNSVEILKGPASLTYGSDAMAGVINFQSDPILPVGSIKANVATEYQSNNGLFNYSVNTAGNKNGFVWNWRYSDKMAHSYKNKYDGYVYNSGFRERAVSGLLGINRNWGYSHLTLDYYHLTPGIVEGERDEATGRFLKPVIIDGEESQAVATDKDSKSYKHQMPYQQIYHYKAVLNNNIVLGEGNLRTIIGYQQNRRQEFANIMSPNDYGLYFQLHTVNYDIRYSLPEISGYKIVAGVNGMYQKSMNKGTEFLIPEYNLFDVGVFALGSRSFGKLDVSGGVRFDNRHNHGKSLYLNANEEVVNGNAAGAEEKFTDFSRNFRGISGSVGLTYQISDSWHTKLNLSRGFRAPNMSELGSNGAHEGTIRYEVGNINLKAENSWQADWGLGYSSPFISGELSLFANRINNYIFSHKQLDSNGEDLLTDGYKTYQFVSGDARILGGEVSVDIHPVERLHFQNTFSYVNSVQLNQSDSTKYLPFTPAPKLMSDLRYDIIRHGKTLNNTYISFGVECNLKQDHIYSAFGTETATPAYTLLNASVGTDFMHKGRTLASLYFTANNLTNKAYQNHLSRLKYADENPVTGRQGIYNMGRNFGIKLLIPLSF; encoded by the coding sequence ATGAAAACTATATATATAATCGCTATATCTATACTTTCCCTAACGTCTGCATTTGCAAGCGCTCCGGTGGGAAACAAATCACTAAAAGGTAAAATCACCGATGAAATAGACAAAAGCCCATTAATTGGTGTGAACATTTATTTTCCTGAATTGAAGAAAGGAGCCGTGAGTGACGACCAGGGAAACTATCACATGACCAATCTGCCTGCCATAAAAACAACTTTGCAGGTGACTTATCTGGGACACCAAACAGTCGTGCAGACAGTGGATTTGAAAACCGTCGAGATACTTAATTTCTCACTTAAAGAATCGAATGCTGAAATTAACGAAGTAGTCATCACATCACTAACGGGAAACTCACTGATAAAAAAGACTCCGTCGCCGATCTCTTACGTTTCAAAGAAAGAATTGGAACGACAATCATCGACTAACATTATAGATGCTATTGCAAAGCAACCGGGTGTTTCACAAATAACAACCGGAAGTAGCATTTCAAAGCCTGTTATCAGAGGTTTGGGATACAACCGAGTTGTAGTGGTCAATGACGGAATACGTCAGGAAGGACAGCAATGGGGAGACGAACATGGAATAGAAATAGATGCTCAAAGTGTGAATTCGGTAGAGATACTGAAAGGTCCGGCAAGTTTGACCTACGGTTCGGATGCCATGGCAGGCGTTATCAATTTCCAATCGGACCCGATATTGCCCGTAGGTTCAATAAAAGCAAATGTGGCAACAGAATATCAAAGCAACAACGGCCTATTCAATTATTCAGTCAACACCGCCGGAAACAAAAACGGATTTGTCTGGAATTGGAGGTATAGCGATAAAATGGCACATTCCTATAAAAATAAATACGACGGATACGTTTACAATTCGGGCTTTAGAGAGAGAGCAGTCTCCGGTTTGCTAGGGATTAATCGTAATTGGGGTTATTCTCACCTCACACTCGATTATTATCACCTTACTCCCGGAATTGTAGAAGGTGAACGAGACGAAGCAACCGGTAGATTTCTGAAACCGGTTATTATTGATGGTGAAGAGAGTCAGGCTGTTGCAACCGATAAAGATAGCAAGTCGTATAAGCATCAAATGCCTTATCAGCAGATCTATCATTATAAAGCTGTTTTGAATAACAACATAGTATTAGGAGAAGGAAACCTCCGAACAATCATCGGTTATCAACAAAACCGTCGTCAGGAGTTCGCTAATATAATGTCACCAAATGATTATGGACTTTACTTTCAACTACATACGGTAAACTACGACATACGCTATTCCTTACCCGAGATAAGTGGATACAAAATAGTAGCGGGCGTAAACGGTATGTATCAGAAATCAATGAATAAAGGAACAGAGTTTCTCATTCCAGAATATAATTTGTTTGATGTTGGTGTTTTCGCTCTGGGTAGCCGGAGCTTTGGCAAACTAGACGTAAGCGGAGGTGTACGTTTTGATAACCGCCATAACCACGGAAAATCATTGTATTTAAACGCAAATGAAGAAGTGGTCAACGGTAATGCTGCCGGAGCAGAAGAAAAATTTACTGATTTCTCTCGCAACTTTAGAGGTATCAGTGGTAGTGTGGGGTTGACCTATCAAATCTCTGATTCATGGCATACCAAGTTGAATCTTTCCAGAGGATTCAGAGCTCCTAACATGAGCGAATTGGGCTCGAACGGCGCACATGAGGGCACCATACGTTACGAGGTAGGGAATATAAACCTGAAAGCAGAAAACAGTTGGCAAGCCGACTGGGGATTGGGATACTCTTCGCCATTTATATCAGGAGAACTTTCGCTATTTGCCAACCGTATAAACAACTATATTTTCTCTCACAAACAACTTGACAGTAATGGAGAGGATTTACTTACCGACGGATATAAGACCTATCAATTCGTATCGGGTGATGCCCGCATATTGGGAGGAGAAGTAAGTGTAGACATTCATCCGGTAGAACGATTGCATTTCCAGAACACGTTCTCATACGTAAATTCCGTTCAGCTCAATCAATCCGATTCTACTAAATATTTGCCTTTTACACCTGCGCCCAAATTAATGTCGGACCTTCGTTACGATATCATCCGTCATGGCAAAACACTGAATAACACCTATATATCATTTGGCGTTGAGTGCAATCTGAAGCAAGATCATATATACTCTGCTTTTGGTACTGAAACTGCGACACCTGCATACACCTTACTGAATGCTTCTGTCGGAACCGACTTTATGCACAAAGGGCGTACATTGGCTTCGTTATATTTCACTGCCAACAACCTGACGAACAAAGCTTATCAGAATCATTTGAGCAGATTGAAATATGCCGATGAAAATCCGGTAACAGGGAGACAAGGAATCTATAATATGGGACGCAACTTTGGGATAAAGCTGTTGATACCGTTAAGTTTTTAA
- a CDS encoding sugar kinase, with translation MTMKVITFGEVLLRLTAPENLRFSQAKDFIVTYGGSEANVAVSLANYGIPTEFVTRLPENEIARACVMALRSHHLSTEGIVYGGNRLGIYFLENGAVARSSSVVYDRADSSFSTLRPGMIDWKSIFADASWFHWSGIAASLTQGAADACKEAIEVANEMGLTISCDLNYRRNLWKYGKSANEVMPELVKYSDVLFGSEGEYMNVLGINPVGFKAVDTLYTIDKKGFERVGREVQAMVPRCKKVFIELRNSINANHDLLGGILYSDGSVKQSRIYDVTHVVDKVGTGDAFVGGMIYGLIAYPQDDQRALDFALAASCLKTTIYGDFNLVTVEEVENLMKGDGSGRVSR, from the coding sequence ATGACAATGAAAGTAATTACGTTTGGAGAAGTCTTGCTGCGTCTTACTGCACCTGAGAATCTTCGTTTTTCTCAGGCAAAAGATTTTATAGTTACCTATGGAGGTAGTGAAGCCAATGTTGCCGTGTCGCTGGCTAATTATGGTATTCCCACTGAGTTTGTTACTCGTTTGCCGGAGAATGAAATTGCTCGTGCATGTGTCATGGCTCTTCGCTCACATCATCTCTCTACGGAAGGTATCGTGTATGGTGGAAATCGTTTAGGTATTTACTTTCTTGAGAATGGTGCCGTGGCTCGTAGTTCTAGTGTGGTTTATGATAGGGCTGATTCTTCTTTCTCCACTCTTCGTCCGGGCATGATTGATTGGAAGAGTATTTTCGCTGATGCTTCTTGGTTCCACTGGTCGGGCATCGCAGCCTCTCTAACCCAAGGTGCAGCAGATGCATGTAAGGAAGCAATTGAAGTAGCCAATGAAATGGGATTGACTATCTCTTGTGATCTTAATTATCGAAGAAACCTATGGAAATACGGTAAATCGGCTAATGAGGTCATGCCTGAATTGGTAAAATACAGTGATGTGCTCTTTGGTAGTGAGGGAGAATATATGAATGTGTTGGGAATCAATCCTGTAGGATTTAAGGCGGTTGATACTTTATATACTATAGATAAGAAAGGTTTTGAGCGGGTAGGACGTGAAGTTCAGGCGATGGTGCCTCGATGCAAGAAAGTGTTTATTGAGTTAAGAAACTCAATAAATGCTAATCATGATTTGCTAGGAGGAATTCTCTATTCTGATGGATCGGTTAAACAGTCACGTATTTATGACGTGACGCATGTAGTAGATAAGGTAGGTACCGGAGATGCTTTTGTGGGAGGAATGATCTACGGCTTGATAGCTTATCCACAGGATGATCAGAGAGCCCTCGATTTTGCTTTGGCTGCTTCTTGCCTGAAAACCACCATTTATGGAGACTTCAATTTAGTAACCGTTGAGGAGGTAGAGAACCTCATGAAGGGTGATGGATCAGGAAGGGTTTCTCGTTGA